The nucleotide sequence TGGCTCAGCGCGACGCGCTCACCGGCGAGAGTCGTACGGGCAACATGCCAGCCGTCGTTGACCGCACCGACAACATGCTCGTCCGGAATAAACACCTCATCGAGGAACACTTCGTTGAACAGCGCTGAACCGGTCATTTCCCGCAGTGGCCGCACCGTCACGCCCGGTGTGGACATGTCGAGCACGAAGTACGTGATGCCCTGATGTTTGGGTTTCGATGGGTCGGTCCGGGCGATCAGCATCGCCCATTCCGCGAATTGCGCGACAGTCGTCCAGATCTTCTGGCCGGTGACTTTCCAGCCTCCCTCGACCTTGAGCGCTTTTGTGCTGAGCGATGCCAGGTCGGAGCCTGCACCGGGCTCGGAGAACAGCTGACACCACACGGTGTCGCCCCGCAAGGTGGGGACAACCAGCTCCTGCTTCTGCTTCTCGGTGCCGTGCGCGACGATCGCCTGCACCGCCCAGCCACCCATGAGGAGCTGTGGCATCGCGATTCCCTGGGCCTGGATTTCCTGTGCGATGACAATCTGCTCAAGCGGAGAAGCGCCGCGCCCATAGGGTTTCGGCAAGTGCGGCTGTACCCAGCCGCCGTCACCGAGTGCGATCAGCTGCTCATCCTCATCCTCGATACCCGCGACCTCGTGCAGTTCACCGCGGATGTGCTCGCGGATCTCCTCAGCTTCGTCAGGCAGTTCGATTTCAGAGCCGCGGGCAATGCCGTCGAGAGCCTGCGCCGCCACCCTGTGGGCACGGTCCTCACGCGTCCCGAACACGCTGCGGATTGCTAGCGCACGCCGGTAGTACAGGTGCGCGTCGTGTTCCCAGGTGAAGCCGATGCCACCATGCACCTGAATGCAGTCCTGTGCAACCTCCACGGCGGCATCGGGCACGATGACCGCTGCCACGTCAGCCGCGAAATCCGCTGTGTCATCACCTTTGTCGATCGCGCTTGCCGCGTCCCAGATAACAGCGCGCGCCTTCTCCAGGGCGACACCCATTTGCGCGCACTTGTGCTTTACGCCCTGGAACTGGCCGATGGGGCGGCCGAACTGGACCCGGGTTTTCGCGTATTCCGCTGCTGTCGAAACACACCAGGACATGACTCCCAATGCTTCGGCGCCCAGAATCACGGCAGCGAGCGATTCGCCGCGCGACGGTGACAGTCCCTCGAGCACACGGTCGGCGCTGATTTCGGCTCCAGCAGCCTCTACTCGCGCGGAGCCCCGCAACAGGTCGATGCTGTCCTGCGGGATTATCTTGAGGTCACTCGAGTCAACGGCGATCCAGCGGTCATCTGTTCCGATTGTCACGGGAATCACCACGACGTCTGCGTGCTCTGCGCCGATCACGGCATCGGCGTGGCCCGAGAGGATGATGCCGTCGCCGCTCCGCTCTGCGGTGAAGTTAGTGAACCGTCCGGGCAGGGCCGCTGCACCGATCACTGAACCGTCTGCTAGCCCTGGGAGGAGTTCGATGCCCGCTTTGGCGTCGGCGGCAGCGATGAGCGCGCTCGCCACCACGGTGGGCACGAACGGCCCGGGAGCGACATGGCGGCCCAGCGCCTCTATCGCGACGGCGAGTGTGAGAACGCCGACGCCGCTTCCCCCGTGCTCTTCAGGGATATGAAGTCCAAGGAGGTCTTGCCCCTGCAGAGCCTGCCAGAACGGCGGTAGCTTCTCTTCCCTTGGAGCCTCCACTGCTTCGCGAACCTGCTCAGCCACGATATGGCGTTCAGCGAACGCAGCGACTGAGTCAGCAAGTGCGCGATGCTCTTCCGTGAGACCGAGCCCTAATTCGTAGGTGTTGCGTGCCATGTCAGGCCTCCTATCCCAGCCGCTCGGCAAGTTCGGTGACCGTCCATGGACCTTCGGCTTCGATGGTTTCGCCAGCGCTCCAGCCCTGCAATTCAGTGATGGCGCCGCCCTGCACGGCGTAAACCTTGCCCGTGAGCTTGCATTCCGCGCTGGCTAGCCGCGCCACTAGCGGGGAAATGTTCGCTGGACTGAACGCGTCGAATTCCCCTTCAGGGACTTCTTCAGCGAATAGAGCGCCCATACCCGGAGTGGCCAGCGTGAGGCGCGTGCGAGCAATCGGTGCGATCGCATTTACCCGAACACCAAACCGGTCAAGTTCGTCCGCCGCGACGAGCGTCAGCGCCGCGATGCCCGCTTTGGCCGCACCGTAATTGCTTTGACCCGCGTTCGGCATGAACGTTCCCGACGCGGAAGAGGTGTTGATGACTGAACCGTTGACCTGATTTCCGGCCTTGGTCTGCGCCTTCCAGTACGCGGCAGCGTGCCGGAGCGGCGCGGCGTGCCCCTTGAGGTGCACGGCGATCACCGCGTCCCACTGGTTCTCCTCCATACCGGCGAGGTAGGCGTCCCGCAGGATGCCCGCGTTGTTGACCAGCACGTCGAGGCGACCGAACTCGTCGATCGCCTGCTCGACCATTTCGGCCGCGCCGTCCCAGGTCGCAACATTGTTCGTGTTCGCGACAGCTTTCCCTCCTGCCGCGGTGATCTCGTTGACAACCTGCTGCGCTGGACCCGCATCAGTGCCGGTCCCGTCGTTCGCGCCGCCGAGGTCGTTCACGACGACACTCGCGCCTTCGCGGGCGAAAAGCAGGGCGTGCTCGCGGCCGATGCCGCGACCAGCGCCCGTGATGATCGCCACGCGGCCTTCCAGGGATCCCATGATGTCTCGTAACTCCTTGTTGAGGCTGAAGTTTGGGTGGTTGCAGTCACGACAGGACGACGAGTCCGTCCTTCAGAACGACGTCGTCCCCGACAGTGGTCTCGTAAGCGAAGGTGCCGTTTCCCGCCTGCCAGAAGCGGGTACTGATGTCCTGGCCAGGAAGTACCGGTTTGGCGAACCGCACCGCCAAGCGGCGCATTCGCTCGGTTTCACCGTCAGCAAGTTCCGTGAGCGCCGCCCACGAGGTGAACGCCAACGTGCAGAGACCGTGATTGATGATCCCCGGAAGACCCGACATGCGCGCGATCTCTTCGTCGAGGTGGATCGGCATCGGATCACCGGATGCCGGCGAGTAGCGGAAAGTCTGGTCCTCGTCGATGTGCTGCCCCACCTCGACCGCGGGGGCCTGTTCGCGGAGTGACTCGCTGAATCGGTGCTCGGGCGCCTTCTCGCCGATAGCGGATCCCGCATCGACTTTCCTGAAGAATGCCGTCATCCATTGTTCGTTGACGAGTTCACCGTCGTCCGCGCGGGTTTCCGCGTAGATCACGACTGTCGAGCCATTATCTCGGCCCGTGAAGCCAATCGGTTTCGCCCTGACAGCAAGGTGATCGCCAGGGTAAATCGGTCGATGGAAGTGGAAGTCTTGCTCCCCGTGGACGAGCTTCATCAAAAGCTCCACGGGGGCAACAGACAGCGCAGCTGGTGCCATCGACATGAACACTGGCACGACGGCGAACACCGGCGGCGCGATTTCACCGCGCCGGTGCCGCTCGATGGGGTCATTCGTCGCTTCGGCGTATTCCGCGATGCGCTCCCCTGTCACTTCGAATCGTTCGACGTCGGTCCATTCGCCGAGCCCGGACGCGTCAAATGTGACTGCGGTTGTGTTTGCGGCTGCGCTCATCGGGCTCAGGAAACCAGTTCGCTGAACTTCTCGATGGATTCATCGAGATCGGCTTGCGCATGCTTCGCCACAGCTTTGCCGATCGGTCCGACGATCATCGCGC is from Hoyosella subflava DQS3-9A1 and encodes:
- a CDS encoding acyl-CoA dehydrogenase, with translation MARNTYELGLGLTEEHRALADSVAAFAERHIVAEQVREAVEAPREEKLPPFWQALQGQDLLGLHIPEEHGGSGVGVLTLAVAIEALGRHVAPGPFVPTVVASALIAAADAKAGIELLPGLADGSVIGAAALPGRFTNFTAERSGDGIILSGHADAVIGAEHADVVVIPVTIGTDDRWIAVDSSDLKIIPQDSIDLLRGSARVEAAGAEISADRVLEGLSPSRGESLAAVILGAEALGVMSWCVSTAAEYAKTRVQFGRPIGQFQGVKHKCAQMGVALEKARAVIWDAASAIDKGDDTADFAADVAAVIVPDAAVEVAQDCIQVHGGIGFTWEHDAHLYYRRALAIRSVFGTREDRAHRVAAQALDGIARGSEIELPDEAEEIREHIRGELHEVAGIEDEDEQLIALGDGGWVQPHLPKPYGRGASPLEQIVIAQEIQAQGIAMPQLLMGGWAVQAIVAHGTEKQKQELVVPTLRGDTVWCQLFSEPGAGSDLASLSTKALKVEGGWKVTGQKIWTTVAQFAEWAMLIARTDPSKPKHQGITYFVLDMSTPGVTVRPLREMTGSALFNEVFLDEVFIPDEHVVGAVNDGWHVARTTLAGERVALSQKMEAYATDKDLLAFAKGRGLSSHARFQIGELIAESQAVDLIGSRVVLKQLAGADVSTTSSVGKLLGMALGQAISEFVVAELGAAGAVSIPGQPSDKAMEQLIAGRATTIYGGTTEVQLNVIGERMLGLPRDAEPGSGR
- a CDS encoding SDR family oxidoreductase, with the translated sequence MGSLEGRVAIITGAGRGIGREHALLFAREGASVVVNDLGGANDGTGTDAGPAQQVVNEITAAGGKAVANTNNVATWDGAAEMVEQAIDEFGRLDVLVNNAGILRDAYLAGMEENQWDAVIAVHLKGHAAPLRHAAAYWKAQTKAGNQVNGSVINTSSASGTFMPNAGQSNYGAAKAGIAALTLVAADELDRFGVRVNAIAPIARTRLTLATPGMGALFAEEVPEGEFDAFSPANISPLVARLASAECKLTGKVYAVQGGAITELQGWSAGETIEAEGPWTVTELAERLG
- a CDS encoding MaoC/PaaZ C-terminal domain-containing protein; this translates as MSAAANTTAVTFDASGLGEWTDVERFEVTGERIAEYAEATNDPIERHRRGEIAPPVFAVVPVFMSMAPAALSVAPVELLMKLVHGEQDFHFHRPIYPGDHLAVRAKPIGFTGRDNGSTVVIYAETRADDGELVNEQWMTAFFRKVDAGSAIGEKAPEHRFSESLREQAPAVEVGQHIDEDQTFRYSPASGDPMPIHLDEEIARMSGLPGIINHGLCTLAFTSWAALTELADGETERMRRLAVRFAKPVLPGQDISTRFWQAGNGTFAYETTVGDDVVLKDGLVVLS